CCCAGGGACCCAGAAAACCagggtttgggggtgcaggacCCCTTGTATGGGCGTTTTGGGGGTCCAGGGCCAGGAAGAAAGAGGATTTGGGGGCACAAGACCCTTTCCACGGGTGTTTTGGGGGTACAGGGACCCACAGAACCAGGATTTTGGGGTTCAGGACCCCTTGCATGGGCGTTTTGGGGATCCAGGGGCCCAGAGAAACAGGATTTGGGGGCGCAGGACCCCTGGCACGGGCATTTTGGGGGTGCTGACCCCCCCGTTCCCCGCAGCTGGAGTTCGCCGTGCAGATGCGGTGCCAGAGCTGCGCCGAGGCCGTGCGGGCAGCGCTGCAGGGAGCCCCAGGTGACCCCCCCCCCATATCCTGGGGACCCCCCCTTTTTGGAattggggaccccccacccatcaccccgctccccccgcaggcGTGCGGCTGCTGGAGCTGCGCCTGGCATCGCAGACACTGCTGGTGGAGACGACGGCGCCAGCCAAGCGCGtgcgggagctgctggagcactcGGGGCGGCGAGCAGTGCtgaggggcgcggggggctgcggcgacGGTGagtcgggggggtggggggggtgtggcGTGGGGGTCTGGGTGCCGACCCCCTCCCCGCAGGCGGCCTGGGCTCGGCGGTGGCGGCGCTGGcagggccggcggcggcgcgggggctggTGCGGTTCGTGCAGCTGACGCCGACGCGCTGCTTGGTGGAGGGCGAGGTCGGGGGGCTCCCCCCGGGCCCCCACGGCCTCCACGTCCACGAGTTCGGGGACCTCTCGCGCCCCTGCGACAGgtacggcggcggcgggggggggacacgacacagcCCTGGGGGTTGCGgggaccccccctcaccccgctcccccctccccgcagctgcgGGGATCACTACAACCCCGACGGGGATCGCCACGGGGGACCCCAGGACCAGCACCgggtgagctggggggggtcccaggcccCTCCGAGCCCCCCCTGAGCcccacagggctggggggggggtcctgagCCCTCCCTGAGCCCCCCCCTCGCAGCACGTCGGGGACCTGGGGAACATCTGGGCCGATGCCGAGGGCCGAGCCAGCTTCCGCATGGAGGACTTGCGCCTGAAGGTGGGTCGGGCGGGGGGGCCGAGGGGGGGACAGCCCCCCCCCATGGCTGTGGGGGTCCACACTGCGCCCCACGGATGGAGGGGGGTTCCCCATGGCCGTGGGGGGGGTCTGACCCCCATCCTATGTGTGTGGGGGGGTCCAGGCTGCACCCCACGGTGATGGGGGGGTCTGACCCCCTTTCTGTGGCTGGGGGAGGGTGTCTGGGCTGCACCTCATGGCTGTGGCGGGGATCTGACCCCCATCTtatggctgggggggggtctgacCCCCATCctctggctggggggggggttctgGGCTGTGCCCCACGGCTGAGTGGGCGTCTGGGCTGCACCccatggctgggggggggctctGACGCCCATCTTATGGCCGTGGGGGGGGGTCTGACCCCAATCCTCTGGCTGGGGGGGGGTTCTGGGCTGTGCCCCATGGCTGAGGGGGGGGTCTGGGCTGCACCCCATGACCGTGGGGGGGGTCTGCCTCCCATGCTATGGCTGTGGGGCTCCAcggctcggggggggggcccAGTCCCTGGCCCCACGGCCGCAGAGGGGGGTCCTGAGACCCCTCCcttaccccccctccccccccaggtcTGGGACATCATCGGGCGCTCGGTGGTGGTGGCGGCGGGTGAGGACGACCTGGGCCGGGGCTCCCACCCGCTCTCAGGGGTGACGGGGAACTCGGGGCCGGGGTgagtgccggggggggggctcggcggggggcgggggggggctcagggagggggaggggctcaccctctccccccccatcccccccccctccccccaggctGGCCTGCGGCGTGGTGGCCCGCTCTGCCGGGCTCTTCCAGAACCCCAAGCGGGTCTGCTCCTGCGACGGGCGGACCCTCTGGGAGGAGCAGGACCTCGCCacggcggcccccggccccacGGCCACCCCCCACCTCTAggagccgccgcccccccccgggacaGCAATAAACGAGATCTCGCTCCGCAGCCTCTACAGCTCTCGGGGGAGCGGGAGCCGGGGGCTGCTCTTCCCCGCGGTGCTCGGCGCTGCGCAGCGCCCGGGACCGCGGCGGCCCCTTTAAGGGTGGGCGTGGCCGCGTTGGGGGGGGCGGGTCCGCGCTAGGGGGCGGGACGCTGGGGGGGCGGGGCTTCGCGGGCGGTGCgcaggcgcggcggcgggagAGTGGGGGTGGGCGGGGCGTAGCGCAGGCGCAGTGGCGGCGGCGGgagagcgtggggtgggcggagTGCGCAggcgcggtggcggcggcgggggagcggggtgggcggGGCGTAGCGCAGGCGGAGGGCGAGAGGGcagcgcatgcgcagtgcgga
This is a stretch of genomic DNA from Opisthocomus hoazin isolate bOpiHoa1 unplaced genomic scaffold, bOpiHoa1.hap1 HAP1_SCAFFOLD_154, whole genome shotgun sequence. It encodes these proteins:
- the CCS gene encoding copper chaperone for superoxide dismutase, which translates into the protein MATAEPDGSCCRLEFAVQMRCQSCAEAVRAALQGAPGVRLLELRLASQTLLVETTAPAKRVRELLEHSGRRAVLRGAGGCGDGGLGSAVAALAGPAAARGLVRFVQLTPTRCLVEGEVGGLPPGPHGLHVHEFGDLSRPCDSCGDHYNPDGDRHGGPQDQHRHVGDLGNIWADAEGRASFRMEDLRLKVWDIIGRSVVVAAGEDDLGRGSHPLSGVTGNSGPGLACGVVARSAGLFQNPKRVCSCDGRTLWEEQDLATAAPGPTATPHL